A segment of the Desulfobaccales bacterium genome:
CCACGGTCTGATTCACCGTGCCCTCCTGGACGATCTCCTCCGCCACGATTTCGTTCTGGCTGTTGAGATACAAGACCCGGAACTGCTCGTCCTTGAGCCCGCCCATGGTGGTGCGGCAGTAGTCGATGAGGGCCTCCAGGGAGGGGATCTTCCGCCGGGCCAGCACCCCTTCCCGCAGATACACCTCCACGCAGGTCTTGGCAAGCCGCAGCAGACAGGCGGAGTACTCCGTCAGGCGCATGGTCCGGCCCCGGACGTCCTCGGCGGTGACCTCCAGCAAGGCCTCCACCGGCGCATCCAGCACCTGGCTGAAGGAGCCGAAGCGGGCGATGAGGGCCTTGGCCAGCGGCTTGACGTCGGAATAAGGGATGGCGAAGGTGAGGAGGAGCTCCAAAAGCTCGTAATCCTGTAAGGCCGGGGCGCCGCCTTCCAGGAAGCGGGCTCTGAGACGG
Coding sequences within it:
- the radC gene encoding DNA repair protein RadC, with product MMKPKTPGVREAASPVKVKPERPHYHGHRGRLRARFLEGGAPALQDYELLELLLTFAIPYSDVKPLAKALIARFGSFSQVLDAPVEALLEVTAEDVRGRTMRLTEYSACLLRLAKTCVEVYLREGVLARRKIPSLEALIDYCRTTMGGLKDEQFRVLYLNSQNEIVAEEIVQEGTVNQTVVYPRKVLELALKHKATGLILVHNHPSGNPTPSAADRELTRTLVQASHALNLTVHDHLIISRHGYFSLAEHNML